The following proteins are co-located in the Pomacea canaliculata isolate SZHN2017 linkage group LG8, ASM307304v1, whole genome shotgun sequence genome:
- the LOC112569869 gene encoding APOPT family protein Y39B6A.34, mitochondrial-like — MNICNWRLYRSCCLLRSNVIARCGRVFSSPSKPKEDKFKIEDKPSCSSKNDWIGPPDPISNIRPVKFGEHPEETDTERSFRQQWVTTIQWNQEFWYKHNTKFFKEKDDFVKNIEQNKGESSISLEDLSKFYKTFLDENRKTHLNYNREWYKRNISLLWPAMKVAFIRGLRRLKTTAPQS, encoded by the exons atgaACATTTGCAACTGGAGACTATATCGTTCTTGCTGTCTACTTCGGAGTAACGTAATAGCGAGATGTGGTCGAGTATTTTCATCCCCCTCAAAGCCAAAAGAG GACAAATTCAAGATAGAGGATAAGCCATCTTGTTCAAGTAAAAATGACTGGATCGGGCCTCCAGATCCTATCTCTAATATCAGACCTGTGAAATTTGGAGAACATCCTGAAGAAACAGACACAGAGCGCAGTTTTCGACAACAGTGGGTAACGACCATACAGTGGAATCAAGAATTCTGGTATAAACATAATACCAAGTTCTTCAAG GAGAAAGATGACTTTGTGAAAAATatagaacaaaacaaaggagAAAGTAGCATTTCTTTGGAAGATCTTTCCAAGttctacaaaacatttttggatGAAAATAGGAAAACCCACTTGAATTATAACCG GGAATGGTACAAAAGAAATATCTCCCTCTTATGGCCTGCTATGAAAGTTGCATTCATCCGAGGTTTACGACGATTAAAGACAACTGCACCTCAatcatga